A window of Moritella sp. Urea-trap-13 contains these coding sequences:
- a CDS encoding DsbA family protein translates to MKTKLLTLSKSISAALSIGILATQMAWAAPAKTEVTAMPQAEFNQMLKEALVNNPDILKAAIIALQENEQNKVKEQQYQSLDNNHTALFNNKMDPWMGAENPELTIAYFSDFNCSYCKKIEPLLERLVKEYPEVRVVYKLVPILGPSSKEATDFALTVWANEPAKFAELHKKLMSRPSRLDSSAIEKVSNITDTNEWLDDTADSVEKTIGGNMELMREFGLSGTPALIFADQIVGGLVPYGQLEQQVKAALAAKRNK, encoded by the coding sequence ATGAAAACGAAATTATTAACGCTCTCAAAGTCTATCTCTGCTGCACTTTCAATTGGTATTTTAGCAACGCAGATGGCATGGGCTGCACCAGCAAAAACAGAAGTGACTGCAATGCCACAAGCAGAGTTCAACCAAATGTTAAAAGAAGCCTTGGTGAATAATCCTGATATCTTAAAAGCAGCCATTATTGCCCTGCAAGAAAATGAGCAGAACAAGGTGAAAGAACAGCAATATCAAAGCCTAGACAACAATCATACTGCCTTGTTTAATAACAAAATGGACCCGTGGATGGGTGCTGAAAATCCAGAGTTAACCATTGCTTACTTTAGTGATTTTAATTGCTCTTACTGTAAAAAAATTGAGCCGCTGTTAGAGCGATTAGTTAAAGAATACCCTGAAGTACGTGTTGTGTATAAATTGGTACCGATTTTAGGTCCAAGCTCGAAAGAAGCAACGGACTTCGCATTAACAGTATGGGCAAATGAGCCAGCTAAATTTGCCGAGTTACATAAAAAATTAATGTCACGTCCGAGCCGTTTGGACAGCAGTGCAATTGAGAAAGTGAGTAACATTACCGACACTAATGAGTGGCTAGATGATACTGCTGACAGCGTTGAAAAAACAATTGGCGGTAATATGGAATTAATGCGTGAGTTTGGTTTATCTGGTACGCCTGCATTAATCTTTGCCGATCAAATCGTCGGTGGTCTGGTTCCTTATGGTCAATTAGAGCAACAAGTTAAAGCTGCACTCGCGGCTAAACGTAATAAATAA
- a CDS encoding protein disulfide oxidoreductase: MKQRLLGWVKQLGIFLLLALVITTAVDVWRGKDFPKENVPALAGTTLTGESVDLAELSKDQAVVVYFWATWCPVCNFVSPAVDTLSVYYPVVTVALSSGEDLRVKKYLQHNGYNFAVLNDENYDLGKDWKVKVTPTILVIKDGEVKWLTTGFTSLPGIWWRLMMS, encoded by the coding sequence ATGAAGCAACGACTGCTGGGATGGGTTAAGCAATTAGGTATTTTTTTACTACTGGCATTGGTTATTACCACTGCTGTAGACGTATGGCGTGGCAAAGATTTTCCTAAAGAGAACGTACCTGCACTAGCAGGCACGACACTGACGGGAGAGAGTGTTGATCTTGCTGAGTTAAGTAAAGATCAAGCTGTGGTTGTCTATTTTTGGGCAACATGGTGTCCTGTGTGTAATTTTGTTAGTCCTGCTGTTGATACGCTATCGGTATATTATCCGGTGGTGACGGTGGCATTAAGCTCAGGTGAAGACTTGAGGGTTAAAAAATACTTACAACACAATGGCTATAACTTTGCTGTACTTAACGATGAAAATTATGATTTGGGTAAGGACTGGAAAGTAAAAGTTACCCCAACCATCTTAGTTATCAAAGATGGTGAGGTTAAATGGTTAACCACCGGATTTACCAGTTTACCTGGGATCTGGTGGCGCTTAATGATGAGTTAA
- a CDS encoding methyl-accepting chemotaxis protein, with product MAMKINMPITDTEQFMKEGDILVSKTDLKGSITFVNRAFIELSGFTEEELLRKSHSIVRHPDMPPAAFKDLWETIQKGCPWTGIIKNRVKNGDFYWVVANVIPIKKNGQVIEFMSVRTKPTLQEIKEAELTYQAMNTDSQPRKNPLVTLKKVFTNAGLKTKFTILTAFVAFILVAGALVQYDKVHKIDTAWDSYQANVSARGTVINEIATSLGYGGAVHQFKNYILRQDENYRQQFIQSYTDLQSQVSHYQALAGISAQEQSALKQIVNVADQYRQQLDNVQSLIANGVGINQIDASVKVDDTPALNALVQLQQNYASLTQQATDTLHTQINDSFVSLGTERLATFLLLAFLAVMVLNRAIMKPIKQLIGVLNHINEGKYENKFEIRNNSEFGKLFQAIYITQTKLNFDIQESRLTAEEALRIKNALDNVTANVMVADGQRNIIYMNESVNQLLSHAEKDIQKDLPNFSVAKLMGANIDIFHKRPQHQQQMLQGLSSTHQANISIGGRTMQLTLNPVTNAANERLGTVVEWNDKTAELAIEQEIDEIVAAAANGDLSKRINLEGKNEFFTKLSSGLNELLESSSLFVSDVGSLFSRMSEGDLTQSIEQEYNGEFQQIKNDANNTIDKLTSIISQIRESANTVSTASHEIALGNTDLSQRTEEQACSLEETASSMEEITATVKQSAANTDEANKLATEAKNKAQNGGKTVQDAVSAMKEILTASNRINDIIGVIDEIAFQTNLLALNAAVEAARAGEQGRGFAVVAGEVRNLSQRSADAAKEIKDLIRDSVEKVKVGSSLVNDSGETLQEIVHSVEHVANMISEVSNAATEQSSGIEQVNLAVNQMDEVTQQNAALVEQASVASSAMSEQVNHMTQLIQFFKLIQSEQEERQMQNTQHPASGQGQHNQGVPRQQGTQRRSTNANYNQRSGQQSTAQPVTAQQQQSNNKAIAALSNNDSWDEF from the coding sequence ATGGCAATGAAAATCAACATGCCAATTACGGATACAGAACAATTTATGAAAGAAGGAGATATTCTTGTCTCCAAGACAGATCTAAAAGGTTCTATTACCTTTGTGAATAGAGCATTTATTGAATTAAGTGGCTTCACCGAAGAGGAGCTATTACGCAAAAGCCACAGTATCGTTCGACATCCGGATATGCCACCAGCCGCCTTTAAAGACCTTTGGGAAACCATACAAAAAGGTTGTCCTTGGACTGGCATCATTAAGAACAGAGTTAAAAATGGTGACTTTTACTGGGTTGTAGCAAATGTCATCCCGATTAAGAAAAATGGCCAAGTTATCGAATTCATGTCGGTAAGAACGAAGCCAACATTGCAAGAAATAAAAGAAGCTGAGCTAACCTACCAAGCGATGAATACTGATAGTCAACCACGAAAAAACCCGCTCGTTACACTCAAGAAAGTATTTACTAACGCAGGACTAAAAACCAAATTCACCATCTTAACTGCCTTTGTCGCCTTTATCTTGGTGGCCGGAGCGCTGGTTCAATATGATAAAGTCCATAAAATTGATACTGCTTGGGATAGCTATCAAGCCAACGTTTCCGCACGTGGTACAGTTATCAATGAGATAGCAACATCATTAGGCTATGGCGGGGCTGTCCATCAATTCAAAAATTATATCCTCCGTCAAGATGAAAATTACAGACAACAATTCATTCAAAGCTATACCGACTTACAGAGTCAGGTCAGTCACTACCAAGCGTTAGCTGGAATTAGTGCACAAGAACAGAGTGCATTAAAACAGATTGTCAATGTTGCAGACCAATACCGCCAGCAGCTAGATAACGTCCAATCTCTCATCGCCAATGGCGTTGGGATAAACCAGATTGACGCCAGTGTGAAGGTCGATGACACACCCGCGCTCAATGCCTTGGTACAATTACAACAAAATTATGCATCACTCACACAACAGGCCACTGATACCCTACACACCCAAATCAATGATTCATTTGTCAGCTTAGGGACAGAGAGACTCGCTACATTCCTGCTTTTAGCCTTTCTTGCTGTCATGGTGCTAAACCGCGCAATAATGAAACCAATCAAGCAGTTAATTGGTGTTTTAAATCATATTAATGAAGGTAAATACGAAAACAAGTTTGAAATTCGCAACAACAGTGAATTTGGTAAATTATTCCAAGCCATTTACATTACCCAAACCAAGCTTAACTTCGATATTCAAGAGTCTCGCTTAACCGCTGAAGAAGCATTGCGTATCAAAAATGCGCTCGACAATGTGACCGCTAATGTCATGGTGGCCGATGGTCAGCGTAATATTATCTACATGAATGAGTCGGTGAATCAATTACTGTCTCACGCAGAAAAAGACATCCAAAAAGACTTGCCTAATTTTAGTGTGGCTAAGTTAATGGGTGCCAATATCGACATATTCCACAAACGCCCACAACATCAACAACAAATGTTACAAGGGCTGTCATCAACCCACCAAGCAAATATCAGCATTGGCGGCAGAACGATGCAATTAACCCTTAATCCTGTCACCAACGCAGCTAATGAACGCCTCGGTACGGTAGTTGAATGGAATGATAAAACCGCTGAACTGGCCATTGAACAGGAGATTGATGAAATTGTGGCAGCCGCTGCCAACGGTGATTTATCCAAACGTATTAACCTTGAAGGTAAGAATGAATTCTTTACTAAGTTAAGCAGTGGCTTAAATGAATTACTGGAAAGTTCATCATTGTTTGTCAGTGATGTCGGCAGCTTGTTCTCGCGTATGTCGGAAGGTGATTTAACCCAATCCATTGAGCAAGAGTACAACGGTGAATTTCAACAAATCAAAAATGATGCAAACAACACGATAGATAAATTAACCTCCATTATCAGCCAGATCCGCGAATCTGCAAATACAGTGAGTACTGCATCACACGAGATCGCTTTGGGTAATACAGATCTGAGCCAACGCACCGAGGAACAAGCTTGTTCATTAGAAGAAACAGCCTCGAGCATGGAAGAGATCACCGCGACCGTGAAACAAAGTGCAGCGAATACCGATGAAGCGAATAAACTCGCAACAGAGGCCAAAAACAAAGCTCAAAATGGCGGTAAAACGGTACAAGACGCTGTCTCCGCAATGAAAGAGATCTTGACTGCGAGTAACCGTATTAATGACATTATTGGTGTCATTGATGAAATTGCTTTCCAAACCAACCTACTGGCATTGAATGCCGCTGTAGAAGCAGCGCGTGCCGGTGAACAAGGCCGTGGCTTTGCGGTGGTGGCAGGTGAAGTGCGTAACTTATCACAACGCTCTGCCGACGCAGCAAAAGAAATCAAAGACCTTATTCGTGACAGTGTTGAAAAAGTAAAAGTAGGTTCATCGTTAGTCAATGATTCGGGTGAGACATTACAAGAAATCGTGCATTCGGTTGAACACGTAGCGAATATGATATCTGAAGTCAGTAACGCGGCAACAGAGCAATCTAGCGGTATTGAGCAAGTGAATCTAGCCGTCAATCAGATGGATGAAGTGACGCAACAAAATGCCGCACTGGTAGAGCAAGCCTCTGTAGCAAGCTCCGCGATGTCAGAACAGGTCAATCACATGACCCAGTTAATCCAATTCTTTAAGCTAATTCAGTCAGAGCAAGAAGAACGTCAAATGCAAAATACACAACATCCTGCATCAGGACAGGGGCAACACAATCAAGGCGTACCCCGTCAACAAGGTACCCAACGTCGTTCAACAAATGCGAACTACAACCAACGCAGTGGACAGCAATCGACTGCACAGCCAGTAACGGCGCAACAGCAGCAATCCAATAACAAGGCTATAGCCGCATTATCTAATAATGACAGTTGGGATGAATTTTAA